TTGTTTCTTTGATAAGTTCCAGTTCATTGAAAATTATTTTGCCATCAATATTAAATGCATCTAAGACAGATGTTGAAGTTCCTTCTTCTAAATCCTCTACGGCTAACAAATTCACAATAGTAGCTAAGTTTGAAGTGATTTTCACCTGACTTGGTGCTCCTCCAAACTCTTTTACAAACAAGTCATATACTAAGCTATAATCTCCTATAGATAATTGAGAAATAGTAGTTAAAATGCTTACTTTATCTATGATGTCTTGCTGAGGATCGAAAGAGATATTATAAGAATTGTTATAAGTAATGTTTCGTAAATTTTTTGCATCATCTGCAATAAACACAAATTTTATATTATATCCTAACTTAGCATAAGCCGATATTTTTTCCCTCTTCAATGTACTCTCAATTTTTTGTTTTGTGGCAGTTGAGGAAACCTGCACAACTAGTTTATTTACTTCATCTATTAAATCAATTGCTTCTGTGTTAGCCGTTGATGTATTAGCTGACTGTAAGTTAAATTTCAAAACAATGTTTAATAAGTCTCTGAAAAAAGACTCAGCATGGATATTTAAATCCAGTACATTTAATTTACCGTTC
The window above is part of the Paenibacillus sp. FSL H8-0048 genome. Proteins encoded here:
- a CDS encoding ABC-three component system protein, whose translation is MKRQRYYTYISERLETLANRIKTNGKLNVLDLNIHAESFFRDLLNIVLKFNLQSANTSTANTEAIDLIDEVNKLVVQVSSTATKQKIESTLKREKISAYAKLGYNIKFVFIADDAKNLRNITYNNSYNISFDPQQDIIDKVSILTTISQLSIGDYSLVYDLFVKEFGGAPSQVKITSNLATIVNLLAVEDLEEGTSTSVLDAFNIDGKIIFNELELIKETTINEYIPYYSKLDSIYKEFEREGRNKRISVLRKLTSLYEKELCKPELSNVEKFFNVVTNLEEYIVSSNNLDDIEEDVIEMCVKIITVDAFIRCKIFKNPEGYNYVAS